Proteins found in one Triticum aestivum cultivar Chinese Spring chromosome 4D, IWGSC CS RefSeq v2.1, whole genome shotgun sequence genomic segment:
- the LOC123098163 gene encoding 7-methyl-GTP pyrophosphatase has product MIKARKTEDLLLLFPSYRREREENTMAASSALRLILGSSSASRRQILAEMGYQFKLLSADIDEKEIRKEKPEELVVALAHAKADAILDKMRNNGMMKEIVDSQETTLLITADQVVIHDGVIREKPTTPEEARKFIQGYSQSHAATIGSVLVTNVKTGTRREGWDKSEVYFHKIPNEVVESLIEEGNVFYVAGGLLVEHPLTSPLVEAIVGTIDSVMGLPKALTEQLIKDSLQEP; this is encoded by the exons atgataaaggcaagaaAGACGGAAGATCTGCTCCTCCTCTTTCCTTCGTATCGGAGAGAGAGGGAGGAAAACACAATGGCCGCCTCTTCTGCTCTCAGA CTGATTCTCGGCTCCTCGTCGGCGTCGCGCCGCCAGATTCTGGCCGAGATGGGGTACCAATTCAAATTACTT AGCGCGGACATTGACGAGAAGGAGATCAGAAAGGAGAAGCCAGAGGAGCTGGTGGTCGCCTTGGCTCACGCGAAA GCAGATGCAATATTGGATAAGATGCGGAACAATGGGATGATGAAAGAGATTGTTGACTCTCAAGAGACTACCTTGTTGATCACTGCTGACCAA GTTGTGATTCATGATGGAGTTATTCGAGAAAAACCTACCACTCCAGAGGAGGCACGTAAATTCATCCAAG GATATTCCCAAAGCCATGCTGCGACAATTGGATCTGTGCTTGTTACAAATGTGAAGACCGGTACTAGAAGGGAAGGATGGGATAAATCTGAA GTTTATTTCCACAAGATACCCAATGAAGTTGTTGAGAGCTTG ATTGAGGAGGGCAATGTCTTCTACGTTGCTGGAGGCCTTCTAGTAGAGCATCCACTGACTTCACCTCTCGTGGAAGCCATT GTCGGTACAATTGATAGCGTAATGGGTCTTCCTAAAGCTCTCACGGAGCAGCTCATCAAGGATTCCCTTCAAGAGCCGTAG